Proteins encoded together in one Shewanella acanthi window:
- a CDS encoding OmpA family protein — translation MKTTTSLLIGVALLAGGCSMRDTVNIEEMPTTQVYDLTDPDTDGVIEARERCNDTVKGAGVDNYGCGKVKAINERKDINVLFPNDSAYIDPQYYPQIEEIANFLKQYPNTQVTIEGHTSRTGTDERNAVLSQERADAVTSVLVNTYGIDKARLTAIGYGPTRPLVLERSPEAERQNRRVVAEVTGDDTQSDMKWTIYSVDGPEDMMDTPVDGTAPETPFDGTQPVDQPTY, via the coding sequence ATGAAAACAACAACTAGCCTATTAATTGGTGTGGCACTGCTGGCTGGCGGCTGCTCAATGCGAGATACCGTTAACATCGAAGAAATGCCTACAACTCAGGTATATGACCTTACAGATCCTGATACTGATGGTGTTATCGAAGCACGCGAACGCTGTAATGACACAGTCAAAGGTGCTGGTGTCGATAATTATGGCTGCGGAAAAGTGAAAGCCATCAACGAGCGTAAGGACATCAACGTATTATTCCCTAACGACTCTGCCTATATTGACCCTCAGTACTATCCGCAGATTGAGGAAATCGCTAATTTCCTCAAGCAATATCCCAACACTCAAGTCACCATCGAAGGCCATACAAGCCGTACAGGTACCGACGAGCGTAATGCGGTGTTGTCTCAGGAACGTGCGGATGCTGTGACATCCGTTTTAGTAAATACCTATGGTATTGATAAAGCACGTTTAACTGCAATTGGATATGGCCCAACTCGACCACTTGTGCTTGAGCGTTCCCCTGAGGCAGAAAGACAAAACCGCCGCGTAGTTGCCGAAGTCACGGGCGATGATACCCAGTCTGATATGAAGTGGACCATTTATTCAGTTGATGGTCCTGAAGACATGATGGATACGCCTGTGGATGGAACTGCACCAGAAACGCCATTTGATGGAACTCAACCCGTAGATCAACCAACCTACTAA
- a CDS encoding transglutaminase-like cysteine peptidase has translation MSGRRCHQNSFLRVCRFTLIATGLGICGLYAAPTQNLNEAKIVSALERHYGGRAGMRAKAWFKVLTEGRSLSEKDKLVKVNNFFNMFRFVDDIKLWGISNYWATPMEFIGVNGGDCEDFSIAKYFTLLQLGVPEDKMRITMVKATTVNQYHMVLAYYDTPSSVPLVLDNLDRTIKPATQRRDLLPVYSFNGKQLWLNKEQGRGVLAGSSARLEKWNDLNHRLGVDRLRQPKLKVE, from the coding sequence ATGAGCGGCAGACGTTGTCACCAAAATTCGTTTTTGCGAGTCTGCCGCTTTACTCTAATAGCGACAGGCCTAGGCATTTGCGGCCTTTATGCCGCGCCAACTCAAAACCTCAATGAAGCCAAAATCGTTTCTGCACTAGAGCGACATTATGGCGGCCGAGCGGGTATGCGTGCTAAAGCTTGGTTTAAAGTGTTAACTGAAGGCCGATCCCTAAGTGAAAAAGATAAACTCGTCAAAGTGAACAACTTTTTCAATATGTTCCGCTTTGTTGATGATATTAAGTTGTGGGGAATATCAAATTACTGGGCAACACCGATGGAATTTATTGGCGTGAATGGTGGGGATTGTGAAGATTTCTCCATCGCGAAGTACTTCACCCTACTCCAGCTTGGTGTACCTGAAGATAAAATGCGGATCACTATGGTTAAAGCAACCACAGTAAATCAGTATCATATGGTGTTAGCTTACTACGATACCCCTTCATCAGTGCCATTGGTTCTCGACAACCTCGACCGCACCATAAAACCCGCAACACAGCGTAGGGATTTACTACCAGTTTACAGCTTTAACGGTAAACAATTATGGTTAAATAAAGAACAAGGGCGAGGTGTGTTAGCTGGCTCGTCCGCACGATTAGAAAAATGGAATGACCTTAACCATAGGTTAGGTGTTGATAGGCTCAGACAACCCAAATTAAAAGTGGAGTAG